The Microcoleus sp. FACHB-68 genome includes a region encoding these proteins:
- a CDS encoding CHAT domain-containing protein: MTTQKAIAQTPNDQNVDQNPATNSAVSGSFVDYIAEEAQLTGHEGSVNSASFSPDGKLVVTAGTDGTARVWDISGKPIAELRGHSASVRSAGFSPDGQRIVTASFDGTARVWDLLGKQLLELTGHQGNVYSACFSPDGERIVTAGADQIVRIWDASGKQLVEIKGHEGSVYSASFSPDGLRIVTASADKTARVWDLSGKPLAELTGHTDTVWSASFSPDGQRIVTASDDKTARVWNLSGKQLVKLKGHTDSVLSASFSADGQRIVTASVDRIALMWSVSGKLLAKLQQHEDGVNSASFSPDGKRIVTVSNDSTARVWNLSSKLVTEVHGHQVSVSRASFSPDGKRIVTTSADKTRVWNTSGNLLAEFTGHKEFISNVSFSPDGKLVVTASWDTTARVWDISGKLVAVLKGHQGDLNSASFSPDGKRIVTSSYDRTARVWDISGKLLFELKGHTDNVTTARFSPDGKRIVTSSYDGTARIWDISGKLLAELKGHQDFVVSASFSPDGQQIVTASYDKTARVWDISGKLLAELTGHQGSVDRASFSPDGQRIVTTSSASSDGTARVWDSSGRLLAKLTGNQGLGESASFSPDGQRIVTASYDGTARVWNTSGKLLAELKGHQGIVESVSFSPDGQRIVTTSSDKTARVWYVSDELLAQFRPIETPSSPITKEKRSQTNRNSTIQRASFSPDGQRILTTSSDCIARVWDTNGKVLVELREHTDSVNSASFSPDGQRIVTASDDGIARVWDTNGKMLAELKGHTSSVNSANFSPDGKRIVTASDDGTARVWDTSGKLLAELKGHQNRVWRATFSPDGQHIATSSADGATYVWDTSGKLLAKLNGQLDFDSSSFSPDGKRIVTASSDGTARVWDINGKLLAELKGHQYRVNSASFSPDGQRIVTGSWKIARVWDTSGKLLSELKGHDGSVIRVSFSRDGQRILTADNGAKRSSGTARMWNTYGKLLAEFKGHTGAVLSVSFSPDEQRILIASRTARIWDTSGKLLVELKGNESVINASFSSDGQRILTTDTGGIIRVWDTSGKLLAEFKEVPPNVTSASFSPDSKLIVTASGLIAHVWDTSGKLLSELKGHQHGVESASFSPDSKLIVTASWDNTARVWDTSGKLLSELKGHTDPVRSASFSPDGKLIVTASKDKTARVWDTSGKLLRELKGHGSDFNSASFSPDGKLIVTASWDDNAYVWDTSGKLLAELRGHQLHVFSASFSPDGKHIVTASDDGSARIWDISGKTTLTGRNTYIDIPPFEPDRQQTVASFSPDGQRLVSASDDGIARVWDLSGNLILELKGHQDRVNSVSFSSDGQRIVTASDDGTARVWNLSGKQIASLELVTQSLTSPQVEADKLRDLEFYAPNCSTALSPWQQALKIYREIADKENEAYILQKLGNAYYCLGDYTNAIDSYSKALQVAKEFNYPERQVKNLSNLGSVYNTLADYDKAIQYYNDALKILEQNPDTKSQAEVLRGRGNAYNAQGKSNEAIKDYLQALAIDESQKNGSGITENKVNLARIYQSLGDYNKALQYYKETEEFSPIEALAGLGNTYLALGDTAKAIELHQQSLEKARQQEDKEGEANALNNLANALRQAGNLPEAEQHLRRAIEIWENLRTKLDDANKVSIFEKQARTYRLLQEILIAQNKPKEALEIAERGRARAFVELLNSRISPDQKEQPITPPNIELLKQIAKDQKATLVEYSIISDTFKVQGKEQTKESELYIWVIKPTGEITFRRSDLKPLWQKENLTLTEFVTISREAIGVSRGSSIIEMKVVAKPEPDQTQRLQQLHNLVIKPIADLLPTDANDRVIFIPHQELFLVPFAALQDESGKYLIEKHTIVTAPSIQVLQLTHQQRQQVATRGNDALVVGNPTMPKAALTIGELPQQLPPLQGAEKEAKAIATLLNTQALTGSSATKAAILPKLPSARIIHLATHGILDNVQGLKSAIALAPTDTDNGLLTAQEILELKLNASLVVLSACNTGSGRITGDGVIGLSRSFITAGIPSVIVSLWAVPDAPTAELMSEFYINLNQKQLDKAQALRQAMLKMIEKYPNNPRAWAAFTLIGEAD, translated from the coding sequence TTGACTACACAAAAGGCGATCGCGCAAACCCCCAATGACCAGAATGTAGACCAAAATCCTGCCACCAATTCTGCTGTGTCAGGTAGCTTTGTTGATTACATCGCAGAGGAAGCTCAACTGACTGGGCATGAGGGCAGTGTCAACAGCGCCAGTTTTAGCCCGGATGGCAAGCTGGTTGTCACCGCCGGCACGGATGGTACAGCCCGTGTGTGGGATATCTCAGGCAAGCCAATAGCCGAACTACGAGGGCATTCAGCGAGTGTCAGGAGTGCCGGTTTTAGTCCGGATGGACAGCGCATTGTCACTGCATCGTTTGACGGGACTGCCCGTGTGTGGGATTTGTTGGGCAAACAGCTTCTGGAACTGACTGGGCATCAAGGTAATGTATATAGTGCCTGTTTTAGTCCCGATGGAGAGCGTATTGTCACTGCCGGTGCTGACCAAATTGTGCGGATATGGGATGCTTCGGGCAAGCAGTTGGTGGAAATCAAAGGACATGAGGGGAGTGTCTACAGTGCGAGTTTTAGTCCAGATGGCTTGCGGATAGTCACGGCATCGGCTGACAAAACTGCTCGCGTGTGGGACTTATCTGGCAAGCCATTAGCGGAACTGACTGGGCATACTGATACCGTCTGGAGTGCGAGTTTTAGTCCGGATGGGCAGCGGATTGTTACGGCATCGGATGATAAAACTGCCCGTGTCTGGAATTTGTCGGGTAAGCAGTTGGTGAAACTTAAGGGGCATACTGACAGTGTTTTGAGTGCTAGTTTTAGCGCGGATGGGCAACGAATCGTCACTGCATCCGTTGACAGAATAGCTCTGATGTGGAGCGTTTCGGGCAAGCTGCTAGCCAAACTCCAACAGCATGAGGACGGTGTTAACAGTGCCAGTTTTAGCCCGGATGGCAAGCGGATTGTTACCGTATCTAATGACAGCACAGCCCGTGTGTGGAATTTGTCAAGCAAGCTGGTAACTGAAGTTCATGGGCATCAAGTTTCTGTATCCAGGGCTAGCTTTAGCCCGGATGGCAAGCGGATTGTTACCACATCTGCTGACAAAACCCGTGTGTGGAACACTTCGGGTAACTTGCTAGCAGAATTTACTGGGCATAAGGAGTTTATTAGTAATGTCAGTTTTAGCCCAGATGGCAAGCTAGTTGTCACTGCTTCCTGGGATACCACAGCTCGTGTGTGGGATATTTCGGGCAAGCTGGTAGCTGTCCTCAAAGGACATCAGGGAGACCTCAACAGTGCCAGTTTTAGCCCGGATGGTAAGCGGATTGTCACTTCATCCTATGACAGAACCGCCCGTGTGTGGGATATTTCGGGCAAGCTGCTCTTTGAACTCAAAGGGCATACTGACAACGTCACAACTGCCAGATTTAGCCCAGATGGCAAGCGGATTGTCACCTCATCCTATGACGGCACCGCCCGCATATGGGATATTTCGGGAAAACTGCTAGCAGAACTTAAAGGACATCAGGACTTTGTCGTGAGTGCCAGTTTTAGCCCGGATGGACAACAGATTGTCACCGCCTCCTATGACAAAACCGCCCGTGTGTGGGATATTTCGGGCAAGCTGCTAGCAGAACTTACTGGGCATCAGGGAAGTGTTGACCGTGCCAGTTTTAGTCCGGATGGACAACGGATTGTCACCACATCCTCTGCATCCTCTGATGGTACAGCCCGTGTGTGGGATAGTTCAGGCAGGCTGCTAGCAAAACTTACTGGGAATCAGGGACTTGGCGAAAGTGCTAGTTTTAGCCCAGATGGACAACGGATTGTTACTGCATCTTATGATGGCACTGCCCGTGTGTGGAATACTTCGGGCAAGCTGCTGGCGGAACTCAAAGGGCATCAAGGAATTGTCGAAAGTGTCAGTTTTAGCCCAGATGGACAACGGATTGTTACCACATCATCTGACAAAACTGCCCGTGTGTGGTATGTTTCAGACGAGCTGTTAGCTCAATTCAGACCGATTGAAACCCCTTCTTCCCCCATAACAAAAGAAAAGCGATCTCAGACAAACAGGAATAGCACTATCCAAAGAGCGAGCTTTAGCCCAGATGGACAACGAATTCTCACTACATCCTCTGATTGTATAGCCCGTGTGTGGGATACAAACGGCAAGGTATTGGTCGAGCTAAGAGAGCATACTGACAGTGTCAACAGTGCCAGTTTTAGCCCAGATGGACAACGGATTGTCACTGCATCTGATGATGGCATAGCCCGTGTGTGGGATACAAACGGCAAAATGTTGGCGGAACTCAAAGGGCATACTAGCAGTGTCAATAGTGCTAATTTCAGCCCGGATGGCAAGCGAATTGTCACTGCATCTGATGATGGCACCGCTCGTGTGTGGGATACTTCCGGCAAGCTGCTAGCAGAACTTAAAGGGCATCAGAATAGGGTTTGGAGAGCTACTTTTAGCCCAGATGGACAACATATTGCCACCTCATCTGCTGACGGTGCTACTTATGTGTGGGATACTTCCGGCAAGCTCTTGGCAAAACTCAACGGGCAATTGGACTTCGACAGTTCTAGTTTCAGCCCGGATGGTAAGCGGATTGTCACTGCATCCTCTGATGGTACTGCCCGTGTGTGGGATATAAACGGCAAGCTACTTGCAGAACTTAAAGGGCATCAGTATCGTGTCAACAGTGCCAGTTTTAGCCCGGATGGACAGCGCATTGTCACTGGCTCCTGGAAAATCGCCCGTGTATGGGATACTTCCGGTAAGCTGCTCTCCGAACTCAAGGGACATGACGGCAGTGTAATCAGAGTCAGTTTTAGTCGGGATGGACAACGGATTCTCACCGCAGACAATGGCGCAAAGAGGAGCAGCGGCACTGCTCGTATGTGGAACACCTATGGCAAGCTACTTGCAGAATTCAAGGGGCATACTGGCGCTGTTCTGAGTGTCAGTTTTAGTCCAGATGAACAGCGGATTCTCATTGCATCTCGTACTGCCCGTATCTGGGATACTTCCGGCAAGCTGCTGGTGGAACTCAAGGGTAATGAGAGTGTCATCAATGCCAGTTTTAGTTCGGATGGACAACGGATTCTCACCACAGACACTGGTGGCATCATTCGTGTGTGGGATACTTCCGGCAAACTGCTGGCAGAATTCAAGGAGGTGCCGCCCAATGTCACAAGTGCCAGTTTTAGCCCGGATAGTAAGCTGATTGTCACCGCCTCTGGCTTAATTGCCCATGTGTGGGATACTTCCGGTAAGTTGCTCTCCGAACTCAAGGGGCATCAGCACGGTGTCGAAAGTGCCAGTTTTAGCCCGGATAGCAAGCTGATTGTCACTGCATCCTGGGACAACACCGCTCGTGTGTGGGATACTTCGGGCAAGCTGCTCTCCGAACTCAAAGGGCATACTGATCCTGTCAGAAGCGCGAGTTTTAGCCCAGATGGCAAGCTGATTGTCACTGCATCCAAGGACAAAACCGCCCGTGTGTGGGATACCTCCGGTAAACTGCTAAGGGAACTTAAAGGGCATGGAAGTGATTTCAACAGTGCGAGTTTTAGCCCGGATGGCAAGCTGATTGTCACTGCTTCCTGGGATGACAATGCCTATGTGTGGGATACTTCCGGCAAGTTGCTAGCGGAACTCAGAGGGCATCAGTTACATGTCTTCAGTGCGAGTTTTAGCCCAGATGGCAAGCACATTGTCACTGCATCTGATGACGGCAGCGCCCGTATTTGGGATATTTCGGGCAAAACAACACTTACTGGGCGTAATACCTATATCGACATTCCCCCTTTTGAGCCGGATAGACAGCAGACTGTCGCTAGTTTTAGCCCGGATGGACAACGCCTTGTCAGTGCATCTGATGACGGCATAGCCCGTGTATGGGATTTGTCTGGCAACTTGATACTAGAACTCAAAGGGCATCAGGACAGGGTCAACAGTGTCAGTTTTAGCTCAGATGGACAGCGTATTGTCACTGCATCTGATGATGGCACTGCCCGTGTGTGGAACTTATCTGGCAAGCAAATAGCCAGCCTAGAGTTAGTTACACAATCCCTTACCTCCCCACAAGTGGAAGCAGACAAACTGCGAGATTTAGAATTTTACGCCCCCAATTGTTCTACAGCATTATCACCTTGGCAACAAGCATTAAAAATCTACCGAGAAATCGCCGACAAGGAAAACGAAGCTTATATTCTGCAAAAACTGGGTAATGCTTACTATTGCCTCGGCGACTATACCAATGCCATTGACTCCTACTCCAAAGCTTTGCAAGTCGCTAAAGAATTCAATTACCCCGAAAGGCAGGTAAAGAATCTCTCAAATCTGGGAAGTGTTTACAATACCTTAGCTGACTATGACAAAGCCATTCAGTACTACAACGACGCCTTAAAAATCTTAGAGCAGAACCCAGACACAAAAAGCCAAGCAGAGGTTCTTCGAGGTCGAGGCAATGCTTACAATGCCCAAGGCAAATCTAACGAAGCAATTAAAGACTACTTGCAAGCATTAGCCATTGACGAATCCCAGAAAAACGGTTCCGGCATAACAGAAAATAAAGTAAATTTGGCCAGAATTTACCAGTCCTTGGGTGACTATAACAAAGCCCTTCAATACTACAAAGAGACTGAAGAATTTAGCCCAATTGAAGCCCTGGCAGGTTTAGGAAATACTTACCTAGCTCTTGGCGACACGGCAAAGGCAATCGAATTACACCAGCAGAGCTTAGAAAAAGCACGGCAACAGGAAGACAAAGAAGGCGAAGCCAATGCTTTAAATAATCTTGCTAATGCTCTGCGTCAAGCTGGCAATCTCCCAGAAGCCGAACAACACCTACGCAGGGCCATTGAGATTTGGGAAAATCTGCGAACTAAATTAGATGATGCCAATAAAGTATCAATCTTTGAAAAGCAAGCTCGGACTTACCGCCTGCTGCAAGAAATTTTGATTGCTCAAAATAAACCCAAAGAAGCTCTGGAAATTGCCGAACGAGGAAGGGCGCGAGCTTTTGTGGAATTACTAAATTCTCGAATATCTCCTGACCAAAAAGAGCAACCCATTACTCCACCCAATATTGAGCTTCTTAAACAAATTGCCAAAGACCAAAAGGCTACTCTCGTTGAATATTCGATTATTTCCGATACTTTCAAAGTTCAAGGTAAAGAACAAACCAAAGAATCAGAACTCTATATCTGGGTCATCAAACCAACAGGTGAAATAACATTTCGTCGCAGCGACCTTAAACCCCTATGGCAGAAAGAGAATCTAACGCTTACAGAGTTCGTTACCATTAGCCGTGAAGCCATTGGTGTTAGCAGGGGTAGTAGCATAATTGAGATGAAAGTAGTTGCCAAGCCAGAACCCGACCAAACTCAACGCTTGCAGCAACTCCACAACCTAGTTATCAAACCCATCGCCGATCTTCTGCCCACCGACGCGAACGATCGCGTTATCTTCATCCCGCATCAAGAACTGTTCCTGGTTCCCTTTGCTGCACTGCAAGATGAATCAGGCAAATACTTGATTGAGAAACACACTATTGTTACTGCCCCCTCCATTCAGGTATTGCAACTAACCCACCAGCAACGCCAACAGGTAGCGACACGAGGCAACGATGCATTAGTGGTGGGCAATCCAACGATGCCCAAGGCGGCGCTTACCATTGGGGAACTACCGCAACAATTACCGCCTTTACAAGGTGCAGAAAAGGAAGCAAAAGCCATAGCAACTCTGTTGAACACTCAAGCGCTGACAGGCTCTAGCGCCACAAAAGCTGCGATTTTGCCCAAGCTCCCTTCTGCCCGAATTATCCACCTGGCAACGCATGGAATACTCGATAACGTCCAAGGATTGAAAAGTGCGATCGCG
- a CDS encoding CHAT domain-containing tetratricopeptide repeat protein → MRLKKFLLSASTTVFLLASQTLRLGFPERFATSPVVAQTSEARKAQADNLLDQGGEQLNASEFEAALQSWQQALSIYRGIKNRQGEAAALVNLGLGYLKLRDNAKAIEYLQQSLTIVRAIRDRQTEAWALNILGFAYNNLGDYPKAIEYLQQSLIIARAIPDRNREVGPLGNLGIAYNNLGDYPKAIEYYQQSLTIARAIRDRQTEGKALNMLGVAYDSLGDYAQAIKHYQQSLTIARAIGDRETEGAVLGNLGLVYNNLGDYTRAIEYYQQLLVIANEIRDSQSQGAALGNLGIAYEFLGDYAKAIEYYQQSLAIVRVIDDRRIEGHALNNLGIAYFKQGNVAAAEQTLIAAMNVKESQRSRDLDDRNKVSFFETQRNTYLWLQKVLISQTKTDKALEISERGRARAFVELLTKRLSPQPDTPTIIKPPSLDHLKKNAQQQNTTLVEYSIFNFTDEEKSELYIWVISPNGKVTFRQLDLKSLEATGGSTQLQKLVAQTLESLGVGEDRNGIFEVTVANPTADPQRQIKSLKELHQLLIQPIADVLPTEPNSHVIFIPHQELFRVPFPALMDSEGKYLVEKHTILTAPSIQMLELTHQQRQNVSRSGQGALVVGNPSPMPAGFSPLFGAEKEAKQVAQLLNTQPLIGSGATEPAVLQQLSNARIIHLATHGIFNEQQPLEGAIALAAAGNNSQNNGLLTAEEIFNLDRRLNAELLVLSACNTGRGKITGDGVIGLSRSFITAGIPSVIVSLWAVPDAPTAELMTEFYTNLYQKKLDKAQALRQAMLKMMEKHRNNPRAWAAFTLIGEAE, encoded by the coding sequence ATGCGATTGAAAAAATTTTTACTGAGTGCCTCTACCACTGTATTTCTCCTTGCCTCACAAACTTTGCGACTCGGTTTTCCGGAGCGATTCGCGACGTCTCCTGTAGTAGCTCAAACGTCGGAGGCACGGAAGGCGCAAGCTGACAACCTGTTAGACCAAGGTGGTGAGCAGTTAAATGCAAGTGAATTTGAAGCTGCACTACAGTCATGGCAACAGGCGTTGAGTATCTACCGGGGAATCAAAAACCGTCAAGGCGAGGCGGCAGCGCTGGTCAATCTGGGTCTTGGTTACCTAAAGCTAAGAGACAACGCCAAAGCAATTGAGTATCTCCAGCAAAGTTTGACCATCGTGCGGGCGATTCGTGACCGTCAAACTGAGGCATGGGCGCTGAACATTCTGGGTTTTGCTTACAACAACCTAGGAGACTACCCGAAAGCGATTGAGTATCTCCAGCAGAGTTTGATCATTGCGCGGGCGATTCCTGACCGTAACAGAGAGGTAGGGCCGCTAGGCAATCTGGGTATTGCTTACAATAACCTGGGAGACTACCCGAAAGCGATTGAGTATTATCAGCAGAGTTTGACCATCGCACGGGCGATTCGTGACCGTCAAACTGAGGGCAAGGCGCTGAATATGCTAGGTGTTGCTTACGATTCCCTGGGAGACTATGCCCAAGCAATTAAGCATTATCAGCAGAGTTTGACCATCGCACGAGCAATTGGTGACCGTGAAACTGAGGGCGCGGTCCTGGGTAACCTAGGTCTTGTTTACAACAACCTGGGAGATTACACCAGAGCGATTGAGTATTATCAGCAACTGTTGGTGATCGCAAATGAGATTAGAGACTCTCAAAGTCAGGGAGCAGCGCTGGGCAATCTGGGTATTGCTTACGAGTTCCTGGGAGACTATGCCAAAGCGATTGAGTATTATCAGCAGAGTTTGGCAATCGTGCGGGTAATTGATGACCGTCGAATTGAGGGCCATGCGCTGAACAATTTAGGGATTGCTTACTTCAAACAAGGCAATGTTGCTGCGGCAGAGCAAACTCTAATTGCAGCAATGAATGTGAAGGAATCTCAACGAAGCCGCGATTTAGACGATAGAAATAAAGTGTCGTTTTTTGAGACGCAACGTAACACCTACCTCTGGTTGCAAAAAGTCCTCATCTCCCAGACTAAAACTGATAAAGCTCTGGAAATTTCCGAGCGGGGACGCGCCCGTGCCTTTGTGGAATTATTAACTAAGAGGTTATCTCCGCAACCAGATACACCAACCATTATCAAGCCTCCTAGCCTTGATCACCTTAAAAAAAATGCCCAACAGCAAAACACCACACTCGTTGAATATTCGATTTTTAATTTCACAGACGAAGAAAAATCAGAACTCTATATTTGGGTCATCTCGCCTAACGGCAAAGTAACATTTCGTCAGCTTGACCTCAAATCTCTAGAAGCAACAGGAGGGAGTACACAACTACAAAAACTCGTTGCCCAAACCCTCGAATCTTTGGGAGTCGGCGAAGATCGCAACGGCATTTTTGAAGTCACTGTCGCCAATCCAACAGCCGATCCTCAACGTCAAATTAAATCCTTAAAAGAACTACATCAACTCTTAATTCAGCCGATTGCCGACGTGTTGCCCACTGAACCCAACTCGCACGTCATCTTTATTCCTCATCAAGAGCTGTTCCGCGTTCCCTTTCCAGCGCTGATGGACTCAGAGGGCAAGTATTTAGTCGAAAAACATACAATTCTCACCGCACCTTCAATTCAAATGCTGGAGTTAACCCACCAGCAACGGCAAAACGTTTCCCGTTCAGGACAAGGAGCGCTAGTCGTGGGCAATCCTAGTCCCATGCCGGCTGGATTTTCACCTCTATTCGGTGCAGAAAAAGAAGCAAAACAAGTTGCTCAACTGCTGAATACTCAACCGCTCATTGGCTCTGGAGCTACCGAGCCTGCTGTTTTGCAACAGCTATCGAACGCACGAATCATTCATCTAGCCACCCACGGTATTTTTAACGAACAGCAGCCATTAGAAGGTGCTATTGCCTTAGCAGCAGCCGGTAATAATAGCCAAAACAACGGACTGCTCACTGCTGAAGAAATCTTCAATCTAGATCGCCGGCTCAATGCTGAATTATTAGTTCTAAGTGCTTGTAACACCGGCAGAGGAAAAATCACCGGCGATGGAGTCATCGGTTTATCTCGTTCATTTATTACTGCCGGCATCCCCAGCGTCATTGTCTCCCTCTGGGCAGTTCCCGATGCTCCCACTGCCGAGTTAATGACCGAGTTTTATACTAATCTCTACCAAAAGAAACTCGATAAAGCCCAAGCCTTGCGCCAAGCCATGCTCAAAATGATGGAAAAACACCGCAACAACCCTAGAGCTTGGGCAGCTTTTACCCTCATCGGTGAAGCCGAGTAA
- a CDS encoding caspase family protein — protein MSRISRRHFLQFAGSTLATLGFSQLDIINKGNRYAKVLAQNTPRKLALLVGINQYPNSQRFANLQGCVTDVDLQQELLIHCFGFKPNDILKLTSNETPDKQPTRQNILTTFEKHLIEQAKPGDVVVFHFSGHGSRLPEPDPIQTCRNDNFNSTLVPANDGKNGVAQDIMGRTLFLLMSALKTENVTAVLDSCYSGGGTRGNFRVRSIPGDGLKPSPEEIAYQKRWMEQLQLSPEELARRRCAGVAKGVVFASAQRDEEALDANLGDFSAGAFTYLMTQYLWQQTDNVESAIAQLTNSIKSLSPQAPQADGSLNQPVYFINKPVPPTDAVITKVEGDKATLWLGGVDKESLEAFQPGATFAIINDKGQPSGQLELVSPRTGLRGEAKLVEKGAIASLQPGMLLQEASRIIPASLKLSIGLDPSLAGETNTAKQALLSINRLEAIPAEPGNVPYPGGVQYIFSRMTVPYERKLQQQQVANLPATDSIGLFTEGLEPVPESFGEPGETVTKAVERLESKLKALLAARIIKMTLNAGASELDMEVSMNLVGQPNQPLARTSTGRARNDRRESGQSYSKKLPLNQLFQFRVTNRENSALYFTTLLIDSTGGLVVVFPYQWPASEESMRLEPNQTLLIGDPEQLQLKAIQKGTGEALVIASRSPLKNAAKTLASLAAELKRSEGPMELREPVDVIGDLLNDLSRDRGLGAVAAKPVSASDMATLSITFEVS, from the coding sequence ATGTCCCGCATTTCTCGCCGTCATTTCTTACAATTTGCTGGCTCAACCTTAGCGACCCTCGGTTTCAGCCAATTGGATATTATCAACAAAGGAAATCGCTACGCTAAAGTTCTCGCACAAAACACTCCTCGCAAGCTGGCACTCTTGGTAGGAATTAATCAGTATCCAAACAGCCAGAGATTCGCCAATCTACAGGGGTGCGTCACTGATGTGGACTTACAGCAAGAACTTCTTATTCACTGTTTTGGCTTCAAACCCAACGATATTCTCAAATTAACCAGCAATGAAACCCCAGACAAGCAGCCTACTCGCCAAAACATTTTAACTACCTTTGAAAAACACTTAATTGAGCAGGCAAAACCGGGAGATGTAGTTGTTTTCCATTTTTCCGGTCACGGTTCCCGACTCCCCGAACCCGACCCCATCCAAACGTGCAGAAATGATAATTTTAACAGCACCTTAGTGCCAGCCAATGACGGAAAAAATGGCGTCGCACAGGATATTATGGGACGCACGCTGTTTCTGTTGATGTCCGCTTTAAAAACAGAAAATGTCACGGCAGTGTTGGATAGTTGTTACTCTGGCGGCGGCACTCGTGGTAACTTTCGAGTTCGCTCTATACCTGGCGATGGACTCAAACCCAGTCCTGAAGAAATTGCCTATCAAAAACGCTGGATGGAACAGTTGCAACTTTCTCCTGAAGAACTCGCCCGTCGGCGCTGTGCGGGGGTAGCTAAAGGAGTTGTCTTTGCTTCTGCTCAACGCGATGAAGAAGCTTTGGATGCCAATTTGGGTGACTTTTCTGCCGGTGCGTTTACCTACCTAATGACGCAGTATCTCTGGCAGCAAACGGATAATGTGGAGAGTGCAATCGCTCAGCTAACTAACAGCATAAAATCGCTTTCCCCTCAAGCCCCTCAAGCCGATGGCAGTCTCAATCAGCCAGTCTACTTTATCAACAAACCCGTTCCACCCACCGATGCCGTAATTACTAAAGTAGAAGGCGATAAGGCAACCTTGTGGTTGGGGGGAGTAGATAAAGAAAGTCTGGAAGCTTTCCAACCTGGTGCTACGTTTGCGATCATCAATGACAAAGGGCAACCATCGGGACAATTGGAATTGGTGTCTCCCCGTACCGGCTTAAGGGGGGAAGCCAAGCTAGTGGAGAAGGGTGCGATCGCATCTCTACAACCAGGAATGCTCTTACAAGAAGCAAGTCGAATCATACCAGCTTCTTTGAAATTAAGCATCGGACTCGACCCTTCCCTGGCAGGCGAGACGAATACCGCTAAACAGGCGCTCTTGAGCATCAATCGCTTGGAAGCCATACCCGCAGAACCGGGAAACGTACCTTATCCGGGAGGGGTGCAATATATCTTCAGTCGCATGACGGTTCCTTACGAGCGAAAATTGCAGCAGCAACAAGTAGCCAACCTGCCGGCAACAGACAGTATCGGTTTATTTACAGAAGGACTCGAACCCGTGCCGGAATCCTTTGGCGAACCGGGGGAAACCGTAACAAAGGCGGTTGAGCGTCTCGAATCCAAACTCAAAGCTCTCTTGGCTGCTCGCATTATCAAGATGACTCTCAATGCCGGTGCCTCCGAACTGGATATGGAAGTTTCGATGAACTTGGTGGGGCAACCGAATCAACCCCTTGCCAGGACTTCTACAGGGCGAGCGAGGAATGATCGTCGAGAGTCAGGACAAAGTTATTCTAAAAAGTTACCACTCAACCAACTATTTCAATTTCGGGTTACCAACCGCGAGAATAGCGCTCTCTACTTCACCACGCTACTGATTGATTCCACTGGAGGGTTAGTGGTGGTATTTCCCTATCAGTGGCCGGCTTCTGAAGAGTCGATGCGATTGGAGCCAAATCAAACGCTGCTGATTGGTGACCCAGAACAACTTCAGTTGAAAGCGATACAAAAAGGAACTGGGGAAGCACTGGTCATTGCCAGCCGTTCGCCCCTAAAAAATGCTGCCAAAACATTAGCATCTCTAGCGGCTGAACTGAAGCGAAGTGAGGGACCGATGGAACTGAGAGAGCCAGTTGATGTGATTGGCGATTTGCTCAATGATTTGAGTCGCGATCGCGGCCTCGGTGCAGTAGCAGCAAAACCCGTGAGTGCTTCTGATATGGCTACTTTGTCAATTACTTTTGAGGTGAGCTGA